From a region of the Ostrinia nubilalis chromosome 18, ilOstNubi1.1, whole genome shotgun sequence genome:
- the LOC135080730 gene encoding uncharacterized protein LOC135080730 has product MRQYIFVVLFVQCFINFCVGEISLEKKEKYLGGFIDYLNSLPDQAYSYEDGVIINAEELAENVKIEARIKANDLRNLDTFKYVRCSGTVRETGENEVIVDAYECHDDADATQTTDEAVSEVTSETPLEHEPVKLDNEVQTDTAVTSGEQFIAVPSGQASAPCIGCASFVNPDAAGVPELASLGVTQLNAHEPGVTHALSKVVSVERQVQVVNGVRYILTLLIDYNSCSIAQTETCVVTKPCKISVLEKPWVKLPDGSKYRAVVSNNCTNDWIFREHERDNSSKNDNDNDNTGAIDEMVHFVHNKEVHSQPGLVKDLTDEDVKKIQEQIIPHDHFMTSLSNPNEKTVTNEDSYTKSFTHQQTSGIKPSKDVGVLSNDITDPDNKFVLPSDKQKTIDDLINFFDFSSYNPKPEEDLRTHRIKRSYSNELKMLNLAEKFSEMKKSIKNTKHLYTLAQAMVDYLNEIDIEIKNRVLKNVLSAEEESDIKQHFYYLQALVELPCKKKECDSNDKLIKICNGVIDSTDESSPQVLSVFCYDKKNNESNWGKIHQVPVNDPILHKLAISALKKIETESPDENALKLLKIMNGNTQKLHGILTKIVVLIGYTKCKKSEPFSKRGNCTVDRDLGSKICDIEILQRKWLKENKITYVCTERPASESFVDTKKVHKNVNDRSIQEMVQEALQVLEVQSNKNNKQKVVEIRSASTQLVAGLLTNIEFIVGYTTCSNEFEVDDESCKLIESEPLRLCHAQVWHRPWLEDGRQMNVTCNNTNKNPVEDDLLDQELNESFRNKRSLNSNFVNGGFKIPSRREKRQVPGGLTENDPSDPRYLALAEESLQKYVQTSGSTQSHSVAKVDKVTTQVVAGTMTKIDFTVNVGGSDNIKCHSEVWEQSWLNKKEITVTCDVNNQARREKRQITGGRTEKDPSDPRYLALAEESLQKYVQTSGSTQSHSVAKVDKVTTQVVAGSMTRIDFTVNAGGSDNIKCHSEVWEQSWLNKKEINVTCDVNNQARREKRQIAGGRTEKDPSDPRYLALAEESLQKYVQTSGSTQSHSVAKVDKVTTQVVAGSMTRIDFTVNVGGSDNIKCHSEVWEQSWLNKKEINVTCDVNNQARREKRQIAGGRTEKDPSDPRYLALAEESLQKYVQTSGSTQSHSVAKVDKVTTQVVAGSMTRIDFTVNVGGSDNIKCHSEVWEQSWLNKKEINVTCDVNNQARREKRQIAGGRTEKDPSDPSYLALAEESLQKYVQTSGSTQSHSVAKVDKVTTQVVAGTMTRIDFTVNVGGSDNIKCHSEVWEQSWLNKKEITVTCDVNNQARREKRQIAGGRTEKDPSDPRYLALAEESLQKYVQTSGSTQSHSVAKVDKVTTQVVAGSMTRIDFTVNVGGSDNIKCHSEVWEQSWLNKKEINVTCQTENQNRRKKRQSDDDDRISGGPIDQDHSLPEYTVLAEQCLRVYLGNMNITQHHKVVEVKEVTTQPVAGIMTRLVFVVSPTNCLINSEGFPTSDSCKIIDKTDVKRCFAKVWDKPWKKLRTISVDCKFSRRKREILSRKYKSQGLGSEVEQDASKSEYRDLAEESLRKYQSLQKSEAVHKVIEVKRVVSKLVSGTIYKIDYTAKSECSKNALNASLCTISLDDDILYCHAKIWNRPWLKRKDITVDCNSDSNNDEDSSNEKGVGKPSSKHGLLGGIVQQDVTAERFKTIASAATRKFERSGKTQYIHKVVKIDEATEQIKDGTYVVIKFTISPTTCLVAETNIKIDKCPTQDPISTLRCIARVTKRVNFDLDDDDNTHVTCKQIKAKESKGRQKRFIEVREKRQNKIYDDEIDEETKYYYADKAIQYLNDHSNTHNMQKLLTIHSVQNSMHMRVPMVRMFLETAYTYCLRDEDEKDLHQCDELDGMGHRLCLAKLFPAAEDELIIHDVHVVCEDDPDFLRVTGLAIADLVTISLMKLEKSPNIKYKLVHQGEPNVVPSLNLKIPVKLNFIVASTNCSKDVDPKRDNVACFLDTTRPAKSCMSYIWLVPNSRKISRLEVTCDQTSRTKRSLANNTLSLDTNGAHIKQLVQESLEKLEMSSLHRYKQRVLQINSYTTKITTGKVTTIDFDVGYTNCLKYEWIDNITSCAFLEHLPRRHCVSLVWERLWIQNGRNIEVNCEDDETPLESRIEFESAETAMQLAKQSLKHIEAKYPHPKKQQVVRIFSLEKQAVAGIHYRMKLEVGFTNCSALSFERDCAVTSDGNMNRYCRVNVWLRPWTDHPPIYRVTCDYQDSTSTELYHHIQAEQLFSSFLTTYKPDYVNDHVEMAKRFDIFKDNIKKIHELNIYELGTATYAVTRFADLTQEEFRSKYLGLKPSLRDANQVPMRQAKIPKVHIPEAFDWRTFGAVTPVKDQGACGSCWAFSVTGNIEGQWKIQTGELVSLSEQELVDCDKLDHGCNGGLPDNAYRAIEQLGGLETESDYPYEGEDDKCSYNKTLSRVYINGAVNISSNETEMAQWLIHNGPISIGINANAMQFYRAGISHPWKLLCNPNNIDHGVLIVGYGIKDYPLFHKRLPYWIVKNSWGSGWGEEGYYRVYRGDGTCGVNTMASSAVVKPREG; this is encoded by the exons GCCGAAAATGTGAAGATCGAAGCGAGAATCAAGGCGAACGATCTGCGTAACCTCGACACCTTCAAGTACGTCAGGTGTTCTGGCACAGTGCGAGAAACCGGCGAGAATGAGGTCATCGTTGACGCGTACGAGTGCCACGATGACGCTGACGCGACTCAAACGACTGACGAGGCTGTCTCAGAGGTGACCAGCGAGACACCCCTGGAGCATGAACCCGTGAAACTGGACAACGAAGTGCAGACGGACACCGCT GTAACCTCAGGAGAACAGTTCATCGCGGTGCCCAGCGGTCAGGCGTCCGCGCCTTGCATCGGGTGCGCTTCCTTCGTGAACCCTGACGCAGCTGGCGTGCCGGAGCTGGCGTCTCTCGGCGTGACGCAACTCAACGCGCACGAACCAGGTGTCACGCACGCGCTCAGCAAGGTCGTGAGCGTTGAGAGACAAGTTCAG gtggTCAATGGTGTTCGATACATTCTTACCCTTTTGATTGACTACAATAGCTGTTCCATCGCCCAAACAGAAACATGTGTAGTTACAAAACCTTGTAAGATATCAGTGTTAGAAAAGCCCTGGGTGAAATTACCAGATGGATCCAAGTACAGGGCGGTGGTATCTAACAACTGTACCAATGACTGGATCTTCAGAGAACATGAGCGTGATAACTCATCTAAAAACGACAATGACAATGACAATACAGGAGCAATTGATGAAATGGTACATTTCGTCCATAATAAAGAAGTACACTCACAACCAGGTCTTGTTAAGGATTTAACTGACGAGgacgtaaaaaaaatacaagaacAAATTATTCCTCATGATCATTTTATGACATCACTGTCCAATCCAAATGAAAAAACAGTGACTAATGAAGATAGCTACACAAAATCTTTTACCCACCAGCAAACTTCTGGTATCAAACCAAGTAAAGATGTTGGAGTTCTTTCAAATGACATAACCGATCCAGACAACAAATTTGTGTTACCGTCAGATAAGCAGAAAACCATAGatgatttgattaatttttttgACTTTTCTAGTTATAATCCTAAACCCGAAGAAGATTTAAGAACACATCGCATAAAAAGAAGCTACTCTaatgaattaaaaatgttaaatctAGCCGAAAAATTCAGTGAAATGAAAAAAAGTATTAAGAATACTAAACATTTGTACACTCTAGCACAAGCGATGGTAGACTATTTGAACGAAATAGATATAGAAATAAAGAATCGTGTTTTGAAAAATGTGTTGTCTGCAGAGGAAGAATCTGATATAAAACAACATTTCTACTATTTACAAGCACTTGTAGAACTTCCATGCAAAAAGAAAGAATGTGACAGTAACGACAAATTGATTAAAATTTGCAACGGTGTTATAGATAGCACTGATGAAAGTAGTCCGCAAGTTTTAAGCGTATTttgttatgataaaaaaaataatgaaagtaATTGGGGGAAAATACACCAAGTGCCAGTCAATGACCCAATACTACATAAACTAGCAATAAGTGCATTGAAAAAGATTGAAACTGAATCCCCGGACGAAAATGCattgaaattattgaaaattatgaacGGCAATACTCAGAAATTACATGGAATATTAACTAAAATAGTAGTATTGATAGGATatacaaaatgtaaaaaaagtgAACCATTTTCTAAAAGAGGCAACTGTACAGTTGACCGTGATTTGGGATCAAAAATATGTGACATTGAAATCTTACAAAGAAAATggctgaaagaaaataaaattacgtATGTTTGTACTGAAAGACCAGCAAGCGAAAGTTTCGTTGATActaaaaaagtacataaaaatGTTAATGATAGAAGCATACAAGAAATGGTACAGGAAGCTTTGCAGGTTTTAGAAGTTcagtcaaacaaaaataataaacaaaaagttgTAGAAATAAGGTCAGCATCGACACAACTCGTAGCGGGGCTTTTGACTAATATAGAATTTATTGTAGGATATACAACATGTTCCAATGAGTTTGAAGTGGATGACGAAAGTTGCAAGTTAATTGAATCTGAACCGCTTCGTTTATGTCACGCTCAAGTTTGGCACAGACCTTGGTTAGAAGATGGAAGACAAATGAATGTTACATGTAACAACACTAACAAGAACCCTGTTGAAGATGATCTTCTTGACCAAGAATTGAATGAGTCATTTAGAAATAAAAGATCTCTGAACTCGAACTTCGTTAATGGTGGTTTTAAAATTCCAAGTCGTCGAGAGAAAAGGCAGGTTCCAGGTGGACTTACAGAAAACGATCCTAGTGACCCCCGTTACTTAGCGCTGGCAGAAGAATCGCTTCAAAAGTATGTGCAAACTTCAGGAAGCACACAGTCGCATTCAGTTGCGAAGGTGGACAAAGTTACAACACAAGTGGTGGCTGGAACTATGACAAAAATTGACTTTACCGTAAATGTTGGTGGTTCAGATAACATAAAGTGCCATTCTGAGGTGTGGGAACAGTCTTggctcaataaaaaagaaattaccGTGACGTGTGACGTAAATAACCAGGCTCGAAGAGAGAAAAGGCAGATTACAGGTGGACGTACGGAAAAAGATCCTAGTGACCCCCGTTACTTAGCGCTGGCAGAAGAATCGCTTCAAAAGTATGTGCAAACTTCAGGAAGCACACAGTCGCATTCAGTTGCGAAGGTGGACAAAGTTACAACACAAGTGGTGGCTGGAAGTATGACAAGAATTGACTTTACCGTAAATGCTGGTGGTTCAGATAACATAAAGTGCCATTCTGAAGTGTGGGAACAGTCTTggctcaataaaaaagaaattaacgTGACGTGTGACGTAAATAACCAGGCTCGAAGAGAGAAAAGGCAGATTGCAGGTGGACGTACGGAAAAAGATCCTAGTGACCCCCGTTACTTAGCGCTGGCAGAAGAATCGCTTCAAAAGTATGTGCAAACTTCAGGAAGCACACAGTCGCATTCAGTTGCGAAGGTGGACAAAGTTACAACACAAGTGGTGGCTGGAAGTATGACAAGAATTGACTTTACCGTAAATGTTGGTGGTTCAGATAACATAAAGTGCCATTCTGAGGTGTGGGAACAGTCTTggctcaataaaaaagaaattaacgTGACGTGTGACGTAAATAACCAGGCTCGAAGAGAGAAAAGGCAGATTGCAGGTGGACGTACGGAAAAAGATCCTAGTGACCCCCGTTACTTAGCGCTGGCAGAAGAATCGCTTCAAAAGTATGTGCAAACTTCAGGAAGCACACAGTCGCATTCAGTTGCGAAGGTGGACAAAGTTACAACACAAGTGGTGGCTGGAAGTATGACAAGAATTGACTTTACCGTAAATGTTGGTGGTTCAGATAACATAAAGTGCCATTCTGAGGTGTGGGAACAGTCTTggctcaataaaaaagaaattaacgTGACGTGTGACGTAAATAACCAGGCTCGAAGAGAGAAAAGGCAGATTGCAGGTGGACGTACGGAAAAAGATCCTAGTGACCCCAGTTACTTAGCGCTGGCAGAAGAATCGCTTCAAAAGTATGTGCAAACTTCAGGAAGCACACAGTCGCATTCAGTTGCGAAGGTGGACAAAGTTACAACACAAGTGGTGGCTGGAACTATGACAAGAATTGACTTTACCGTAAATGTTGGTGGTTCAGATAACATAAAGTGCCATTCTGAGGTGTGGGAACAGTCTTggctcaataaaaaagaaattaccGTGACGTGTGACGTAAATAACCAGGCTCGAAGAGAGAAAAGGCAGATTGCAGGTGGACGTACGGAAAAAGATCCTAGTGACCCTCGTTACTTAGCGCTGGCAGAAGAATCGCTTCAAAAGTATGTGCAAACTTCAGGAAGCACACAGTCGCATTCAGTTGCGAAGGTGGACAAAGTTACAACACAAGTGGTGGCTGGAAGTATGACAAGAATTGACTTTACCGTAAATGTTGGTGGTTCAGATAACATAAAGTGCCATTCTGAGGTGTGGGAACAGTCTTggctcaataaaaaagaaattaacgTGACATGTCAAACAGAGAACCAAAATCGACGAAAAAAAAGGCAAAGCGACGACGATGATAGAATATCTGGTGGTCCTATTGATCAAGATCATAGTCTTCCCGAATACACTGTTCTAGCAGAGCAATGTTTACGCGTATATTTAGGAAATATGAACATTACCCAGCATCACAAAGTTGTCGAAGTAAAAGAAGTGACCACACAACCCGTTGCTGGAATTATGACCAGGTTAGTCTTTGTGGTTTCACCAACTAATTGTCTTATCAACAGTGAAGGTTTTCCGACTTCGGATTCATGTAAGATTATAGATAAAACAGATGTTAAACGTTGTTTTGCGAAAGTTTGGGATAAGCCATGGAAAAAACTACGAACTATTTCTGTAGATTGTAAATTTTCAAGAAGAAAAAGAGAAATTTTGTCTCGCAAATATAAAAGTCAAGGATTGGGGTCTGAAGTTGAACAGGATGCAAGCAAATCGGAATACAGAGATCTTGCAGAGGAATCTTTACGAAAATATCAAAGTCTACAAAAATCTGAAGCTGTCCATAAGGTTATAGAAGTAAAACGAGTAGTTTCTAAATTAGTTTCTGGCACAATTTACAAGATTGACTATACTGCAAAATCGGAGTGTTCAAAAAATGCCTTAAATGCATCTCTTTGTACTATATCACTTGATGACGACATACTTTATTGCCATGCTAAAATTTGGAACCGTCCTTGGTTAAAACGAAAAGACATAACAGTTGATTGTAATAGCGACTCAAATAACGATGAAGATTCAAGTAACGAAAAAGGAGTTGGAAAGCCCAGTTCAAAACATGGGCTTTTAGGAGGAATAGTACAACAAGATGTAACTGCAGAAAGATTTAAAACCATCGCCAGCGCAGCCACTCGGAAATTCGAAAGATCGGGAAAGACTCAATATATTCATAAAGTCGTAAAAATTGATGAAGCCACTGAACAAATTAAAGATGGAACTTATGTTGTAATAAAGTTTACAATATCTCCTACAACTTGTTTGGTTGCagaaacaaatattaaaattgataaatgtcCTACCCAAGACCCAATATCAACGCTGCGGTGTATAGCTCGTGTAACAAAGCGCGTTAATTTTGATttagatgatgatgacaatacgCACGTGACTTGCAAACAGATAAAAGCTAAAGAAAGTAAAGGCCGTCAAAAGCGTTTCATTGAAGTAAGGGAAAAAcggcaaaataaaatttatgatgACGAGATAGACGAAGAAACTAAATATTACTATGCAGACAAGGCGATACAGTATTTAAATGACCATTCAAACACCCATAATATGCAGAAATTATTGACAATTCACTCTGTACAAAACAGTATGCATATGAGAGTGCCAATGGTGCGAATGTTCCTAGAAACAGCTTATACTTATTGCTTACGGGATGAGGACGAAAAAGATCTACATCAATGTGATGAATTAGATGGCATGGGCCACCGGCTGTGCCTTGCAAAATTGTTTCCCGCTGCCGAGGACGAGTTGATCATTCATGATGTTCATGTCGTGTGCGAAGATGACCCAGATTTCTTACGAGTTACTGGTTTAGCTATTGCAGATCTTGTTACTATATCTCTGATGAAACTGGAAAAATCTCCAAATATCAAATATAAACTTGTTCACCAAGGAGAGCCTAACGTAGTTCCGAGTCTGAATCTTAAAATACCAGTCAAACTGAATTTTATAGTAGCTTCTACGAATTGTTCTAAGGACGTAGACCCTAAGAGAGACAATGTTGCTTGTTtcctagacactactagacctGCAAAATCTTGTATGTCTTACATATGGTTAGTACCTAACAGCAGAAAAATATCGCGTCTCGAAGTTACTTGTGATCAGACCAGTCGTACAAAGAGATCACTTGCCAATAACACGTTATCCCTGGATACTAATGGAGCCCATATAAAACAGTTAGTACAAGAATCTTTAGAAAAACTAGAAATGTCTTCCCTTCATAGGTACAAACAACGCGTATTACAAATCAACAGTTATACTACTAAGATAACCACAGGAAAAGTGACCACAATTGATTTCGATGTCGGGTACACAAACTGTCTGAAATATGAATGGATCGACAACATAACTAGCTGTGCCTTTCTGGAACATTTGCCACGACGACACTGTGTGTCGCTAGTTTGGGAGAGGTTGTGGATACAAAACGGTAGAAACATCGAAGTGAATTGTGAAGATGACGAGACCCCGTTAGAGTCTCGTATAGAGTTTGAGAGCGCGGAGACTGCAATGCAGCTTGCCAAGCAATCTTTAAAGCACATCGAGGCGAAGTATCCGCACCCAAAAAAACAGCAGGTTGTAAGAATTTTCTCTCTAGAAAAACAAGCTGTTGCCGGCATACACTATAGAATGAAACTTGAAGTTGGGTTCACGAACTGTTCAGCGCTTTCTTTTGAACGGGATTGCGCGGTTACAAGCGATGGTAATATGAACCGTTATTGCCGCGTGAACGTTTGGCTGCGGCCCTGGACTGATCACCCGCCGATTTACCGGGTCACTTGCGATTACCAGGATAGCACATCGACGGAGTTGTACCACCACATACAAGCCGAGCAATTATTTTCTAGCTTCTTGACGACTTACAAGCCCGACTACGTGAATGACCACGTGGAGATGGCGAAGAGGTTTGACATATTTAAGGATAATATTAAGAAGATACACGAGCTGAACATTTACGAGCTTGGTACGGCTACGTATGCGGTGACTCGGTTTGCAGATTTGACTCAAGAAGAGTTTCGTAGCAAGTACCTGGGTTTGAAGCCAAGTTTGCGGGACGCGAACCAGGTGCCGATGCGGCAGGCCAAGATCCCGAAGGTGCATATCCCGGAGGCGTTCGACTGGCGGACCTTCGGCGCCGTCACGCCGGTGAAGGATCAAGGCGCCTGTGGCAGTTGTTGGGCGTTCAGCGTTACAG GTAACATTGAAGGCCAGTGGAAGATACAAACTGGGGAGTTGGTCTCTCTGTCTGAGCAGGAGCTGGTGGACTGCGACAAGCTGGACCACGGCTGCAATGGAGGCCTGCCCGATAACGCGTACAG agcCATCGAACAGCTAGGCGGATTGGAAACGGAGTCCGACTACCCTTACGAAGGCGAAGACGACAAGTGCTCGTACAACAAGACGCTTTCGCGCGTGTACATCAACGGGGCCGTCAATATCTCCTCCAACGAAACCGAGATGGCGCAGTGGCTTATACACAACGGACCCATATCCATTG GTATTAACGCGAACGCCATGCAGTTCTACCGGGCCGGCATTTCTCATCCTTGGAAACTACTCTGCAACCCCAATAACATAGACCATGGGGTGCTCATAGTGGGCTACGGCATTAAAG ATTACCCCCTCTTCCACAAGCGGCTGCCATATTGGATCGTGAAAAACTCTTGGGGCTCGGGATGGGGAGAAGAAGGCTACTACCGCGTGTACCGCGGCGACGGCACCTGCGGGGTTAACACGATGGCCAGCAGCGCGGTGGTTAAGCCGCGAGAGGGTTAA